CATACTTCCAAAAGAAGTATGATGTTCTGAAGAAAGTTCTTAACAGCAGGTTTAGCAGGTTTACGAGAGGTACAGTATTGATTCTTACTTGGTTTGTAAACCATATCTCAGGTAGGTTGGTACTTGAGATATAGCAGAAGTTTTCTACAAGAGATAAAGTAATGAAATCTCAGTACGTGGTTTCTAATGGTTTGGCTTGAAGCCTCTGCAAAATTTAAACTATTGAAAAAAGTAGATGTACTTTGCTTGTCTGTTTTTCTCTACTGAGCTCATAATAAGAATGTTTAGCTGTGACTTCAAGCCTGTACTCCCTGGGAAGAACATAACGATTTGTAATGCTCTTGTGAAAAGGTGAGGAACAGACCCAAAGGCGCATCTGAATGAATGGTCAAGCCACTGACAGATACAtaccaataaatgaataaacataacCATGGTCCTGAAATTCTACCTCAAGGAATATGGTTGTAATTtgagctttttaaattaaatgctaTTTTTGCCAATTGCAAATGCCCTTGTATTCTAGCCTCAAACTCTTGCTGTGAACCTAGAACAACGTGTTTCTCACAGAGATAATATATTTAGTgatgtgtgcacactcagtcgtgtctgactcttcgaccccatgaactgtagctcttcaggttcctctgtccatgggatttccccgggaagaatactggagtgggctgccatttcctcctccagaggattttcctgacccagggatcaaatccacgtctccggtgtctcctgcattaaaggcaggttctttaccacttgagccatcggGGAATAATATCTAGTGGTTAATGGTTTAGATTACAGATTATTACTGTACCTTTTTGAGTCTCCCAGGTCAAGACCCTTTGGGGATTTTTATTTGTTACGGTGCTTTGAGCAAACGGTGTCCTGAGGCTACTTGGcagtctttccttttcctcccctccccaaatCCTTGCTATTGTACCTAAGCACTTGATTATTAATCAAGTTGAATGAGACACATATGAAATGATCCAGAGCAGAAGAGCTTAATCGTTGGTCAGTTGACTCCAGAAAGCATCTGGTAATCAGTGTGATGTCACCATGAGACCAGGTGTTTCCATTGTTGCCTGCCTCTGTTGATAGCACATTGAGTTCAAACACCAGTTCCCATTTAAATTACATGCCACTTGTACTCACAGTTCAGACAGGTACTGGTTTCCAGACTGTAGAGCTTCTGTTTCTGATGCTGCATCTGTCTCCTCACAGAATGCTTGATTTCTTAGATTCTCTCAAAAGGGGAGTCAGTTGCTTCTCCTAATCTTCTTCATTACTTTTCCTACACTTCTGCGTTCCTCTAGGGCATGCTGGCAGAGAGTCATTAGTAACGAAGATGTTTGTGTGTCTAATCTTGACTCTGCTGGAAACTCTTTACCCTGTTTTTAGTCTTTGTACACTGTAGAAGTTGGTGCTCAGAGGAATCAGCTTGTAGTAGGGATTTGAAATTTGGTACCTAAAACCCTTTTTACTTAGGTAGCTTTTGTGGACAGCTGGAATACACCCCCCTCCTCTGAAGTTTAGAAGACTCTAGAAATGTGTTTCTGGATGATGCTtggagattttgttttgttttgttttatgttttggctgttTGGTTTTATGTTTTATGCAGCATGTGATGGGGGCCTCTAAGTTcctcaaccaaggattgaacacaagccctctgcagtggaagctcagagtcttaaccactggattgccagggaagttccctgatGCTTGTTTTAAAGACAGCTGTGGAgcccttgctttttctttcatctctAGGCTCCCTTCAACTTTTATACATGAGGAACTTAGTCACGTGGGGAGTGAGAGTCCAGCAGTTGATTGAATCTGGTATTAAGGGcttcattttcttgcctttatTGTTTTCTCGGCATCTTACCATATCTCCAACTTGGCCATTAGATTTGAAAGTTATTGTATCACTTAAACTATtctggtttcttctttttctctatttgaaGGCAACTCCACCCCTGCTCCCATCTGACCAGGGAAGTGTGCAAAGGTGTGTTATCACCACACAAGCAAAATGATTTCCTAAAACTCCCATCTGTGAATACCTAGAATGAAAAGGGCAGCCCTCATGAGAGCTGCAAGATATGGCTCTCAGAAACTCCATCCTTATTTTTATAAACTTCAAAGATTTCAAAATCATTCCTATGATGGCAAAAATATGCAAAGATACAGCTGCGTTCTGCATGAAGATACACCTGCTTGCCAAGCCCTTTCAGCCCCACAGTGTAACATATGACTCTGTATTAGGGTGTCTCCATCCCAGATGACTAAGCCATGCTTCTCTCTCATTGCACTTACAGACTTTGGCACTCTGTATACAGGTTCACATAGACTCTTAAACATAATATGTTGCTTCTCATGTGAATTGTCACCATTGCTTTTCTTGTCTGATTTCCCCACCTCACCATGAGCAACTTGAGGGCAGAACAATTTTCCCTTATTTGTCTTgcataggtgctcaataaatattttttcttttggatggatggatggatggatggatggggacATACAGCATCACTCCCTGAAAGCCTAGATGACCCTTGAGCTCCATGACTTTAGGTTTAGGGCACTGGCATCCAACTCAGGATAAATATCTTCTCTGTCCTTATTTTTTACCCTCTAAAACAGTCCtcaaaaactgttttccaaaggttGTACATCAGCCAGCATCACTTTGAATTTGAGGATTGGCCCTCCAGAGGCTcattagcatttattttttatagcagCCATTAAAGTAGTATTTGGTCTGTttgtcgtgtccagctttttaaTCTCTGGTCAGAATCACACATAAAAAACCCTCTGCAATTCTTTGAAAAGGTTAGTCAAGGACAGAATTCTGTGCCTTTTCCCCTAGTTTTAGCTGGCAACCCTGTTTCCTTTATGTTTGGCATTTGGTTATTTGGACAAGTATAAATATGTTCCTTCTAGCTGATACTGGGTTTTGTAATGGATACAGTTCATTTTCTTCCATCTGAAAACTGTCAGACACTATGCATTACCTTTCTTTCAATTCAGTGGGCTGAGCCCAGGGACTTACCTGTTCTTTCTTTATGGGATAAAACTGGTTACCTGAGAGATGCTATTCCAGGATTTCCTATTATTTATTAGGTGCTTCAGTTCCCTCTGAGTGAGCTTATGAGAATGTTTTCACCTAGGAACAATTAAATGTTAATTATCCCGTTTTATGAAATGTCCAGTAATTATCACTCTCTAAAAATGAGCTTGAAAATTAAGCCTTTGTTAAAATCAGCATTATTTTAGTACATTGTATAACAAcactttgattcatttttttaaactcccaatagagtatcttaaaaaaaaaaaaagacaactttttATTACGGAAATTATCAAACAGATGCAAAAGTAGAATAGTAGAACAAATCTCTATGTGCAGGTCAGAGAACTTCAGCAGTTCCCAGTATGTGGCCAATCTCCTTTCATCTACACTTTGCCCCTTGCAGGATAAGTCCCAGTAAAGTATGCTGATCACCAGGGCTTAGTGAGTTACAAGTAACTTGGTTCTTGGATAAGTCTGAGTTCTAAAGATGATTTGTGCCAATGTCTCTactttgagaaaatatttcagtGCATGATTGataaaatggcaccccactccagtattcttaccaggaaaatcccaaggacaggagcctggcaggctacagtccatggggttgcaaagagtcggatatgacacttaaaaaaaagggaaagggtGGTTTTAatctcattagaaaaaaaatactgaagccCTTCTTGAACTTTGGAGTTTCTTCCCTGGAACAACCTTTGGTAGATAGAGATGATTAAAGTGATAGGAGTGGGTCATCTTTAGCCCTGGTGCTTCCAGAGAAGTCAGTGGACAGGCTTGAGAGCACGGGGTATTTCTTACCCTCAGCCTCAGGGTAGAGGGGCCATTCATctaatttatagttttttaaagcAATAGGATTATGCAGACCTCACTCTAACCTTACCAATGCCACCTTTGGCATTGGAACAGATTTCAATTTTCTATAAGAAGAAGAACCATAAGAAGAAAAGCCTTCTCCAGGAATAGTGTTCCAAATGAAATACTGCCCACATTAAATTCAGAGTTGTTACTTACTAATATGCAGCAGACCTTTGTTTACCAAACAGAAAGTTCCCCAAAGAGGGAGGGGTGGTTAGCCAACTTGAATAAACTTGGACGGCTGTGGAAGAAATAAATTCCCGCTTAAGTATTTTATTACCggtatatattcatttaaaatcatacatattttaatttagaaacatTCCCCTTTCTACTTATATACCAGGAAACCATTTTATTCCAGGTTTTTCATGTATCTTTAGCATCTGCTTCTGATATTACCAGGATCACTTTTTGATTCACTGACAGTTTCCTAGAGAATATCATCTTTGCTTCCACCTAAGATGATGGAAATACAGTACCTCTGTCACCAAATATTTCATACTGATCACCAAAAATTTTAGATGAAACCacagattcatttcatatatcaATTGGGCAGTTGTTCTCTTAGTTAATCCAGTAGGTGTTCATACATATGCTTCACAGCCTATCCatttaattgctttttaaagtgaCTTTGAAAGGGCTTGTTTACCAAAGAGGTGTTAATTTTATCTCCTTTTTGAAACCAAACTGGCATTGATTGAAATTGTTTCACACTTGGATGTCATCCCCAAATAGCAATTTACTGTTCAAAATGAAGTAACCTagcaggaaagcctgatgtgctgcagtccatggggtcaccaagagtcagactgagcaacggaacaacaAAGTGAGCCTTCTGTAGCCGAAGAAAGCAGACTggggacgggggtggggtggggtggggtggggtggggtgggggagggagtctCACCTTGTGGTCAAACTGACACCTCCAGAGGATGATTCTGTAACTCCAGTAACTTTCCTGCCCCTCAAGGCCACCGTCCTTCAGACCTTTGCATGAACCGATTTTAAACGGCAGTCCTTCCGCCTGTCTCTGTCTCCGCAGATCCGATCGCACCCGCAGTTTGGCGATCTCTGCCAGAGGACCACGGCTGCTTCCTGCTGCCCCAGCTGGACGCTGGGGAACTACATCGCTATTCTGAACAACAGATCATCCTGCCAGAAAATCGTGGAACGCGACGTCTCTCATACCTTGAAGCTTCTCCGGACCTGCGCCAAACACTACCAGAACGGCaccctggagccagactgctGGGACATGGCAGCCCGGAGGAAGGACCAGCTCAAGTGCACAAATGTGCCGCGGAAATGCACCAAGTACAACGCCGTGTACCAGATCCTCCACTACTTGGTGGACAAGGACTTCATGGCCCCGAAGACGGCCGATTACACGCCCACTCTGAAGTACAGCATGCTCTTTTCGCCCACCGAGAAAGGCGAGAGCATGATGAACATCTACCTGGACAACTTCGAAAACTGGAACTCATCCGACGGCGTCACCACTGTCACCGGCATTGAGTTTGGAATCAAGCACAGCTTGTTTCAGGATTATCTTCTGATGGATACGGTGTATCCCGCCATCGCCATGGTGATCGTCCTTTTAGTCATGTGCGTCTACACCAGGTCCATGTTCATCACCCTGATGACGATGTTTGCCATCATCAGTTCTTTGATCGTGTCCTATTTTCTCTACCGCGTGGTGTTTAACTttgaattcttcccttttatgAACCTCACCGCGCTCATTATTCTGGTGGGCATTGGAGCAGACGATGCTTTCGTCCTGTGTGACGTCTGGAACTACACCAAATTTGACAAGCCTCACGCGGAAACATCAGAGACAGTGAGCATCGCGCTGCAGCACGCCGCCCTGTCCATGTTCGTCACCAGTTTTACCACGGCAGCTGCCTTTTACGCCAACTACGTGAGCAACATCACGGCCATCAGATGCTTCGGGGTGTATGCGGGGACAGCCATCCTCGTCAATTACGTGCTGATGGTCACGTGGCTTCCGGCGGTGGTTGTCCTGCACGAGCGGTAtctgcttaatatcttcagctGTTTCAAGAAGCCCCAGCAGCAGATTTACGACAACAAAAGCTGCTGGACGGTGGCCTGTCAGAAGTGCCACAAAGTCCTTTTTGCCATTTCAGAAGCATCtcgaattttttttgaaaaagtctTACCGTGCATTGTTATTAAGTTTCGCTACCTCTGGCTATTCTGGTTCCTGGCCTTAACGGTGGGCGGGGCCTACATCGTCTGCATAAACCCAAAGATGAAGCTGCCCTCCTTGGAGCTGTCTGAGTTTCAGGTGTTCAGGTCGTCCCATCCTTTCGAACGTTATGACGCCGAGTACAAAAAGCTGTTCATGTTCGAGCGTGTCCATCACGGAGAGGAGCTCCACATGCCCATCACAGTCATCTGGGGTGTATCCCCAGAGGACAACGGCAACCCCCTAAACCCTAAGAGCAAAGGGAAGCTGACTTTGGACAGCGCCTTCAACATCGCCAGTCCGGCTTCGCAGCTCTGGATTTTGCACTTCTGTCAAAAACTGAGAAATCAGACCTTCTTTTACCAGACGGACGAACAGGACTTCACCAGCTGCTTCATCGAGACGTTTAAGCAGTGGATGGAAAACCAGGACTGCGATGAGCCTGCCCTGTACCCGTGCTGCAGCCACTGGAGCTTCCCCTACAAGCAGGAGATTTTCGAACTGTGCATCAAGAGAGCCATCATGGAGCTGGAGAGGAGCACAGGCTACCACTTAGACAGCAAGACCCCGGGGCCGAGGTTTGACATCAATGACACCATCAGGGCGGTCGTGTTAGAGTTCCAGAGTACCTACCTCTTCACCCTGGCTTATGAAAAGATGCATCAGTTTTATAAAGAGGTGGACTCGTGGATTTCCAATGAGTTGAGTTCTGCCCCTGAGGGCCTCAGCCACGGCTGGTTTGTCAGCAATCTGGAGTTCTATGACCTCCAGGACAGCCTCTCCGACGGCACCCTCATTGCCATGGGGCTGTCCGTGGCCGTGGCCTTCAGCGTGATGCTGCTGACCACTTGGAACATCATCATCAGCCTTTACGCCATCATTTCGATTGCCGGAACTATATTTGTCACCGTGGGTTCTCTCGTCCTGCTGGGCTGGGAGCTGAACGTTTTGGAGTCAGTCACCATCTCAGTGGCTGTGGGCCTATCTGTAGACTTTGCTGTCCATTATGGGGTGGCTTATCGCTTGGCCCCAGACGCTGACCGAGAAGGGAAGGTGATCTTCTCTCTGAGTCGCATGGGCTCTGCCATCGCCATGGCCGCGCTGACCACCTTCGTGGCCGGGGCCATGATGATGCCCTCTACGGTTCTGGCTTACACCCAGCTGGGCACCTTCATGATGCTCATCATGTGTATTAGCTGGGCTTTCGCCACCTTCTTTTTCCAATGCATGTGCCGGTGCCTTGGGCCGCAGGGGACCTGCGGTCAGATCCCTTTACCTAAAAAACTCCAGTGCAGTGCCTTCTCCCACGCCTTGTCTGCAAGTCCTGGTGACAAGCGACCAAGCAAAACACACACCCTGAATGCTTATCATTTAGATCCCAGGGGCCAGACAGCAGAAATGGAACATGAGTTTTATGAATTGGAACCTCTGGCAGCCCACAGCTGCGCAGCCTCTGAGAAGACCACTTACGAAGAGACCCATATCTGCTCTGAATTTTTCAGCAGCCAGGCAAGGCATTTAGGGCTGCCTGTCCACACAGCTTACAACAGTGAACTCAACAAAAGCACCAAAAATGACACGAGTCCTGCCTTGTTGCAGACCTCTCTTGAACAGCACACCATGTGTCACTTCTTCTCTCTGAATCAGAGATGCAGCTGCCCAAATGCCTACAAACATTTGAAATACGGCCCGCCCTCTTGCCAGCAGATGGGTGACTGTTTGTGCCACCAGTGCGCTCCCACTGCCAGCAGCTTCGTGCACGTCCAGAATGGCCTGGTGCCTCTGAAGGCCGCACACCAAGCCCCCGAGGGCTTCGTGCATCCAGTCCCACACATCCACCCTTGTCCTGGCCTACAGTgcagggcaaaaccacctggagcCCCGAATGCTCTGTCCAGGAGTTTCTTCCTCCACCCAGTACAGCACATTCAGGCCCAAGATAAAATCACTAAGACCAGTGTGCACAGTCTTCAGAGCCTCGAAGAGCATCTTCCAAAGACGGTAGAGCCATCATCGTTGGTCTGCAGAAGTGCTGGAGCCTTACACAAAGCCTGCTGTGGTCCTGAGACTCACCCAAGGGGACTCTGTAAGAACAGAGACCTCGGGACCACAGAGGGCAGTGGCGGGGCCGCCGACAAGGACTCCGTTTCAGTGAGTCAGACCAACAAGGCAGAAAGGCAGGTGGAGCCGAGCCCATCACAGACTGATGTTATTATGAGCTCAGAACATTTAAATCAGAATGAACCCAAATTTCTATTTAACCATTTAATAGGGGAGGCCGGTTATAGGTCCTGCCCAAACGATCCACAGAGCTGTGGCAGAATTGTGAGAGTTAAGTGCAATTCTGTGGACTGTCAAATACCAAACATCGGAGCCAATGTGCCTGCTGTATTAACACCCTCGGAACTTTCTGGCGAAAGTTTGTTAATAAAAACACTTTAATAAATATAGTATTAAACCAGTGCCTCAGTCGTTCCTTTGAAATAAACGTAAAAATCCAGAAGTTTAGAAACAGAGTCCAAAAATACAGGAACAAACAAGTTTCACTTTGTCAAAAATCATGAAGTATTGTTAGGTTCCATATGAATAATCAACAAACGCTTGTATCTAATGAGTGTTAAGAGTGTTAGCTGTTTGgggttttatattttcaaaaagtacAGTTGTTTTTTGACATTTATACTCAGCTTGAGCAGTTATTACCTGTTTCTCTACCCTCTCTTAGCAGTGAGTCGAAGATTTAGGGTCTGAATTATCTAGAACTTTCATTTCTCCCTGGCGGTTGTATTTACCTGATAACCCTTATTCTGGTGCCTTTGATTGTCAGTAGTTCGGGCTTTTGATGACTTAAgataaatactgatttttaagaaCGCTACTTCAGTTGGGATCCAGGATCTAAACAACTTTAAAATGGCTAATTTTGATGAGACCTCATTCAGAAATGAACTGCCAAGCATTTAAATAGTGCCTTCCACCTGTCTGCGTGGGTAGACTGTCCATGAAGCCAACGATCCATTTATATCGAAACTGGcatctttcttttcaaattagccaAAATGTACAGTCATTCCACAGTTACACCTGTTCACTCAGGAGTCATGGGCACCATCTTGGGTCTGGTGACAACGATGTTAGGGCCACAGAAGGAAGAGCACAGATGTAGAGAGGTGATCACCTGAAATGATAAGTTTCATCTTGACTAGAGAGCCCCAGTTCGGAtgaagcagtcagagaagaactTGTTCTATGCAGTTTTGTTTCAGTCTTGCCCAACCCCCAGGGGAATGTGTTCAGAGGGCTGTGTTCTCCTGGGCTAAGATGTCTTGGGATATGCATTGATGATTTTATTGTGCAGCTAACACCTGGAAATGCTGAACCTACAGGCAGCGTCTTAACTGACACTCCTGTATCTTGTGTTAGATCAAGCTCCAATCCTTGAGCTGTCGGAGCACGCTTTCTGGGTAATTCTTCAGGTGACAGAGCCTCCTTTCAGGCTGTCATCTGACAGAGTGTGCATTCCTGTCCCAGGCAGGGAGCCTTCCACTGCATTCTTCCTTCTGGGTTCTGCCTCCAGTTTGATCCTCTGAAGAAAACTGGAGGAAATAATTCTAAGTACAAGGTTCATTCCaaaaattctgttattttctcaGAATGGTTGTCCATCTTAGATCTGCATGTTATTCAGGACCTGAAAAGGCTGTCAAGAGTTGGAAAGGGTCTTACAGTTCATTGACTCCACTCCATCTCCACCACACCACCTTTCTGTGAAAGCAGCTTTCCAGCTTTCGCTTGAATACTTCGGTGACAAGAAACTTACTACCTGACTAccttgcgtgcatgctcagtcatttcagtcgtgtccgactcttcgtgaccctatgaactgtagtccaccgggctcctccatccttgggattctccagataagagaatcccctggagtgggttgctgtgccttcttccaggggatcttcccagcccagcgattgaacctgcatctctacgtctcctgcattggccaggtaggttctttattacttgtaccacctgggaagccccacctgaCTACCTTGGTTGAACCCAAATCTGTTGTATAGTTTTTCTATGCTATTTGGTTCTCATTCTGTTCTCTGAAGTGGAAACACATGGCTCTCATCTTTCTGCCAGATGGCATCCCTAAAGAGATTTGAAAACAGTAGTCCTGTCTTCCCACTCATATCCCTAGTTCACTCTACTGTTCTTCTCATGACTAGGTTTTAAGTGATTGAGCAATTACTATCTCTGGATAAGTAAAGTTGTTGAACTCCTTGCCCAAATACCAGATCCAAGCAGACTCCAGTAGAGCACAGGAAGGAGGGCCAACCCCAAGGAGACAGGATGGTGCTTCTGGTAGCTCACTTAGAGATGGAAATAACTTCTGGCTCAGGCCTGACAGCTGCCTCACATTGCAGCTTTGAGGAACCTCAGCCCACTAAATATCTCTCCTGGACTGCTGCCAAGCTGCCCCTTCAGACCGATTCCTTTCTGACCCTGATATTTGGGATCATATGTGCATACCCAGTGCACTCAAGCTCCCTTAGAAAAATccaaggaagagaagggaacactgGAAAACAGGACTCACGATCCCCAGCACTAtatcctttgttttccttctgaacATGTAAATATAAAGTTGGCCACTGAAAATGCAGTGATCCGAAGGCACTTCTTTTTTTATGCTGAGCAGGGATACAGATTGAATTAAagggcaacaagagaagcaaacTTCTTTACCAGGAGTCCAACCCACAAGACTCCTGTGAGCTAAGCGCTATTTCATGTAGAAATTAAAAACTGGGATGAAAGGGACttaggaggaggagagaagtCCTTTGTCTTTTCCCTTGGGCCTCGGTCCAGCACCGCTCTTGATCTGCCCCTGCACCTGCCCTGGTTTCGGGGGGCTGGAGGGGCCTCTCTTCCCTCCCACACCACCCACTCTGCTTCATCACCCTCAACCTTGAATGCTGTCAGAACCTTTTCACATTGATTTCATCTACAGACTCTGAACTGTGAATTGACTCTATTTTTTATGCAAGAATTTTCTAGAGAATTTGTTAGCTGGGACTagaaagttgttttatttttaattattcctcATTCTGGGCAGCAAAGGATCACGATTTGTAGCTCCGTTTCACAAAGACAATTTGTCCACTGTCCTCTTCTAGAGGGACTGCAAAACAGAGGAGGCTAATTTGTACATAGGGGGAAAGAGTCCTTTTACTGTGAAAACTATTTGTAACTTGGAGGGTATTTGCTTATGAAAAGGATGTTCTTACACGCTTGTGCAACAGAACACACCTCTGAGGTCTGACTCCAAGTTACCAAGTTTGTCGCTGACTTCTTCCTTGCAAGGCCACTTTTTAAATCCCTTTTGTAGTGGTGTAGCCAccaagtcacgtccgactcttgaaccccaaggactgtagcccgccaggctcctctgtccatgggattttccaggcaaaaataccggagtgggttgctgtttccttctccagggttttaaATCCCTAC
The Ovis canadensis isolate MfBH-ARS-UI-01 breed Bighorn chromosome 12, ARS-UI_OviCan_v2, whole genome shotgun sequence genome window above contains:
- the DISP1 gene encoding protein dispatched homolog 1 isoform X6, which codes for MAALQPVLPRLVPSPPVMETLQPSSSHPKKHPEQKPSRPFKLPKSYAALIADWPVVVLGMCTVFIVVCALVGVLVPELPDFSDPLLGFEPRGTAIGQRLVTWNNMVKNTGYKATLANYPFKYADEQAKSHRDDRWSDDHYEREKREVDWNFHKDSFFCDVPSDRYSRVVFTSAGGETLWNLPAIKSMCNVDNSRIRSHPQFGDLCQRTTAASCCPSWTLGNYIAILNNRSSCQKIVERDVSHTLKLLRTCAKHYQNGTLEPDCWDMAARRKDQLKCTNVPRKCTKYNAVYQILHYLVDKDFMAPKTADYTPTLKYSMLFSPTEKGESMMNIYLDNFENWNSSDGVTTVTGIEFGIKHSLFQDYLLMDTVYPAIAMVIVLLVMCVYTRSMFITLMTMFAIISSLIVSYFLYRVVFNFEFFPFMNLTALIILVGIGADDAFVLCDVWNYTKFDKPHAETSETVSIALQHAALSMFVTSFTTAAAFYANYVSNITAIRCFGVYAGTAILVNYVLMVTWLPAVVVLHERYLLNIFSCFKKPQQQIYDNKSCWTVACQKCHKVLFAISEASRIFFEKVLPCIVIKFRYLWLFWFLALTVGGAYIVCINPKMKLPSLELSEFQVFRSSHPFERYDAEYKKLFMFERVHHGEELHMPITVIWGVSPEDNGNPLNPKSKGKLTLDSAFNIASPASQLWILHFCQKLRNQTFFYQTDEQDFTSCFIETFKQWMENQDCDEPALYPCCSHWSFPYKQEIFELCIKRAIMELERSTGYHLDSKTPGPRFDINDTIRAVVLEFQSTYLFTLAYEKMHQFYKEVDSWISNELSSAPEGLSHGWFVSNLEFYDLQDSLSDGTLIAMGLSVAVAFSVMLLTTWNIIISLYAIISIAGTIFVTVGSLVLLGWELNVLESVTISVAVGLSVDFAVHYGVAYRLAPDADREGKVIFSLSRMGSAIAMAALTTFVAGAMMMPSTVLAYTQLGTFMMLIMCISWAFATFFFQCMCRCLGPQGTCGQIPLPKKLQCSAFSHALSASPGDKRPSKTHTLNAYHLDPRGQTAEMEHEFYELEPLAAHSCAASEKTTYEETHICSEFFSSQARHLGLPVHTAYNSELNKSTKNDTSPALLQTSLEQHTMCHFFSLNQRCSCPNAYKHLKYGPPSCQQMGDCLCHQCAPTASSFVHVQNGLVPLKAAHQAPEGFVHPVPHIHPCPGLQCRAKPPGAPNALSRSFFLHPVQHIQAQDKITKTSVHSLQSLEEHLPKTVEPSSLVCRSAGALHKACCGPETHPRGLCKNRDLGTTEGSGGAADKDSVSVSQTNKAERQVEPSPSQTDVIMSSEHLNQNEPKFLFNHLIGEAGYRSCPNDPQSCGRIVRVKCNSVDCQIPNIGANVPAVLTPSELSGESLLIKTL
- the DISP1 gene encoding protein dispatched homolog 1 isoform X2 — protein: MLLGAPVAAPPRGTRRPGFPLCIPYSCFMDTVSSHLTKGSGNWSMAMSNGNSDFMVLSNGSIATSATTPSPLTPCDGDPAAQQLAPKEAPRTKVSPNGCLQVNGTVKSSFLPLDNQRTPPVLPQCCHPCPYHHPLTPHDSHQECHPEASPAAPPALASCCMQPHSEYSASLCPNHSPVYQTTCCLQPSPSFCLHHPWPDHFQHQHVPQHIANIRPSRPFKLPKSYAALIADWPVVVLGMCTVFIVVCALVGVLVPELPDFSDPLLGFEPRGTAIGQRLVTWNNMVKNTGYKATLANYPFKYADEQAKSHRDDRWSDDHYEREKREVDWNFHKDSFFCDVPSDRYSRVVFTSAGGETLWNLPAIKSMCNVDNSRIRSHPQFGDLCQRTTAASCCPSWTLGNYIAILNNRSSCQKIVERDVSHTLKLLRTCAKHYQNGTLEPDCWDMAARRKDQLKCTNVPRKCTKYNAVYQILHYLVDKDFMAPKTADYTPTLKYSMLFSPTEKGESMMNIYLDNFENWNSSDGVTTVTGIEFGIKHSLFQDYLLMDTVYPAIAMVIVLLVMCVYTRSMFITLMTMFAIISSLIVSYFLYRVVFNFEFFPFMNLTALIILVGIGADDAFVLCDVWNYTKFDKPHAETSETVSIALQHAALSMFVTSFTTAAAFYANYVSNITAIRCFGVYAGTAILVNYVLMVTWLPAVVVLHERYLLNIFSCFKKPQQQIYDNKSCWTVACQKCHKVLFAISEASRIFFEKVLPCIVIKFRYLWLFWFLALTVGGAYIVCINPKMKLPSLELSEFQVFRSSHPFERYDAEYKKLFMFERVHHGEELHMPITVIWGVSPEDNGNPLNPKSKGKLTLDSAFNIASPASQLWILHFCQKLRNQTFFYQTDEQDFTSCFIETFKQWMENQDCDEPALYPCCSHWSFPYKQEIFELCIKRAIMELERSTGYHLDSKTPGPRFDINDTIRAVVLEFQSTYLFTLAYEKMHQFYKEVDSWISNELSSAPEGLSHGWFVSNLEFYDLQDSLSDGTLIAMGLSVAVAFSVMLLTTWNIIISLYAIISIAGTIFVTVGSLVLLGWELNVLESVTISVAVGLSVDFAVHYGVAYRLAPDADREGKVIFSLSRMGSAIAMAALTTFVAGAMMMPSTVLAYTQLGTFMMLIMCISWAFATFFFQCMCRCLGPQGTCGQIPLPKKLQCSAFSHALSASPGDKRPSKTHTLNAYHLDPRGQTAEMEHEFYELEPLAAHSCAASEKTTYEETHICSEFFSSQARHLGLPVHTAYNSELNKSTKNDTSPALLQTSLEQHTMCHFFSLNQRCSCPNAYKHLKYGPPSCQQMGDCLCHQCAPTASSFVHVQNGLVPLKAAHQAPEGFVHPVPHIHPCPGLQCRAKPPGAPNALSRSFFLHPVQHIQAQDKITKTSVHSLQSLEEHLPKTVEPSSLVCRSAGALHKACCGPETHPRGLCKNRDLGTTEGSGGAADKDSVSVSQTNKAERQVEPSPSQTDVIMSSEHLNQNEPKFLFNHLIGEAGYRSCPNDPQSCGRIVRVKCNSVDCQIPNIGANVPAVLTPSELSGESLLIKTL